One Streptomyces sp. NBC_00102 DNA segment encodes these proteins:
- a CDS encoding VIT1/CCC1 transporter family protein, with amino-acid sequence MSIIETDAALHEAHRDNHTHRDVNGGWLRPAVFGAMDGLVSNLALMTGVAGGDVSHRTMVITGLAGLAAGAFSMAAGEYTSVASQRELVEAELDVERRELRKHPDDEMRELAELYISRGVEPHLATEVARQLSADPEQALEIHAREELGIDPGDLPSPLVAAGSSFTAFALGALLPLLPYLLGATALWPAVLLALIGLFGCGAVVARVTARSWWFSGLRQLALGGAAAALTFGLGGLFGVAVGG; translated from the coding sequence GTGTCCATCATCGAGACCGACGCCGCACTGCACGAGGCGCACCGCGACAACCACACCCACCGGGACGTCAACGGTGGCTGGCTGCGCCCCGCCGTCTTCGGCGCCATGGACGGCCTGGTCTCGAACCTCGCACTGATGACGGGTGTCGCCGGCGGCGACGTCTCGCACCGGACCATGGTCATCACGGGTCTGGCCGGCCTCGCGGCGGGCGCCTTCTCGATGGCGGCCGGCGAGTACACCTCGGTCGCCTCCCAGCGGGAGCTGGTGGAGGCCGAACTCGACGTGGAGCGGCGCGAGTTGCGCAAGCACCCGGACGACGAGATGCGGGAGCTCGCCGAGCTCTACATTTCCCGGGGAGTCGAGCCGCACCTCGCGACCGAGGTCGCCCGGCAGCTCTCCGCCGACCCCGAACAGGCCCTGGAGATCCACGCCCGCGAAGAGCTCGGCATCGACCCCGGTGACCTGCCGTCGCCGCTCGTGGCCGCCGGCTCCTCGTTCACGGCCTTCGCGCTCGGCGCGCTGCTGCCCCTGCTGCCGTACCTGCTCGGCGCGACCGCGCTCTGGCCGGCCGTCCTGCTCGCGCTCATCGGCCTCTTCGGCTGCGGCGCGGTGGTGGCCCGGGTGACGGCCCGCAGCTGGTGGTTCAGCGGACTGCGACAGCTCGCGCTGGGCGGCGCCGCGGCCGCGCTCACCTTCGGCCTCGGCGGACTCTTCGGGGTCGCGGTGGGCGGCTGA
- a CDS encoding ADP-ribosylglycohydrolase family protein codes for MTAATDGVLPRGADDGVRPGAEPPETTRRARIEGLLLGLAAGDAAGWPAARHRAARMPEWTRRLTRELDTFAEQNATTTLPVPIALNQPPEPLRLGPSDDAEWAAFAAGTVLAAAADEAHGLAPSRRMRDAVDRAWNALAAKVAAASERAPEVEAAVLPLRARISVRAGLGNLAAGLRPPATGHDNPHYFDDAACVRAAVLAVVHPGDPAAAAALAEFDARYTQDGDGVHGARAIAAAIAEALAGADVTTVVDAALAQLPEGTEIARNAVHAVRLAREFADEPAGAFSLVPVLEHQIVDHVYSYGIAAAETVPVALALTTAARGQIAQAVPAAACLSRVADSAPALAGALTGTLGGIRTVPSGWREACRTLAGCALPRLAGTDLIELAGLLAATEQAATGGQFSHDPHSEYSTPRIGHAFPR; via the coding sequence ATGACCGCCGCCACCGACGGGGTGCTCCCCCGCGGCGCCGACGACGGCGTCCGTCCCGGGGCGGAGCCCCCGGAGACGACCCGGCGGGCGCGGATCGAGGGCCTGCTGCTGGGGCTCGCCGCCGGGGACGCGGCCGGCTGGCCCGCAGCCCGCCACCGGGCGGCCCGGATGCCCGAGTGGACGCGGCGGCTCACCCGGGAGCTGGACACCTTCGCCGAGCAGAACGCGACGACCACGCTGCCGGTGCCGATCGCGCTCAACCAGCCGCCGGAGCCGCTGCGGCTGGGCCCCTCGGACGACGCCGAGTGGGCCGCGTTCGCCGCCGGTACGGTGCTCGCGGCGGCGGCCGACGAGGCGCACGGGCTCGCCCCCTCCCGCCGGATGCGCGACGCGGTGGACCGCGCCTGGAACGCGCTGGCCGCCAAGGTCGCGGCGGCCAGCGAGCGGGCGCCCGAGGTGGAGGCGGCGGTGCTGCCGCTGCGCGCCCGGATCTCGGTGCGCGCCGGCCTCGGCAACCTCGCTGCCGGGCTGCGACCCCCCGCCACCGGCCACGACAACCCGCACTACTTCGACGACGCCGCCTGCGTGCGGGCCGCGGTGCTCGCGGTGGTGCACCCGGGCGATCCGGCCGCCGCCGCGGCGCTCGCGGAGTTCGACGCCCGGTACACGCAGGACGGCGACGGGGTGCACGGCGCGCGGGCCATCGCCGCCGCCATCGCCGAGGCGCTCGCCGGGGCGGACGTGACAACGGTGGTGGACGCGGCGCTCGCGCAGCTTCCGGAGGGCACCGAGATCGCGCGCAACGCGGTGCACGCGGTGCGGCTCGCACGGGAGTTCGCGGACGAACCCGCCGGGGCGTTCTCGCTCGTCCCGGTGCTGGAGCACCAGATCGTGGACCACGTCTACAGCTACGGCATCGCGGCCGCCGAGACGGTGCCGGTGGCGCTCGCGCTGACCACCGCGGCGCGCGGCCAGATCGCCCAGGCGGTCCCGGCCGCCGCCTGCCTCTCCCGGGTCGCGGACTCGGCGCCCGCGCTCGCCGGGGCGCTGACCGGGACGCTCGGCGGCATCCGGACCGTACCGTCCGGGTGGCGGGAGGCGTGCCGGACGCTCGCCGGGTGCGCGCTGCCCCGGCTCGCGGGCACCGATCTGATCGAACTCGCCGGGCTGCTCGCAGCCACGGAACAGGCCGCCACGGGTGGACAATTCAGCCATGATCCCCACAGTGAGTACTCAACACCCCGTATCGGACACGCTTTCCCTCGATGA
- a CDS encoding glutamate synthase subunit beta: MADPKGFLTTGREVAQTRPVGERVKDWNEVYVPGSLLPIISKQAGRCMDCGIPFCHNGCPLGNLIPEWNDYAYREDWTAASERLHATNNFPEFTGRLCPAPCESACVLGINQPAVTIKNVEVSIIDKAWDSGDVTPQPPERLSGKTVAVIGSGPAGLAAAQQLTRAGHTVVVYERADRIGGLLRYGIPEFKMEKSHINRRIEQMRAEGTKFRTEVEIGTDMPADALRRRYDAVVVAAGATVSRDLPVPGRELNGVHFAMEYLPLANKVQEGDLTVSPISAEGKHVVVIGGGDTGADCVGTAHRQGALSVTQLEIMPRPGEDRNANQPWPTFPMLYKVTSAHEEGGERLYSVSTTHFEGDEDGNVQALHLIEVEFKDGKLEQKAGTERRIPAQLVTLAMGFTGTDQANGLVEQFGVGLDERGNIARDADYATNVEGVFVAGDAGRGQSLIVWAIAEGRSAARGVDRFLTGTSALPAPIRPTDRSLMV; encoded by the coding sequence ATGGCTGACCCCAAGGGCTTCCTGACCACCGGGCGCGAGGTCGCGCAGACCCGCCCCGTGGGAGAGCGCGTCAAGGACTGGAACGAGGTCTACGTTCCGGGCTCCCTGCTCCCCATCATCAGCAAGCAGGCCGGCCGCTGCATGGACTGCGGCATCCCGTTCTGCCACAACGGCTGTCCGCTCGGAAACCTCATCCCCGAGTGGAACGACTACGCCTACCGCGAGGACTGGACCGCCGCGTCCGAGCGCCTGCACGCCACGAACAACTTCCCGGAGTTCACCGGGCGGCTGTGCCCGGCTCCCTGCGAGTCCGCGTGCGTGCTCGGCATCAACCAGCCGGCCGTCACCATCAAGAACGTCGAAGTCTCCATCATCGACAAGGCGTGGGACAGCGGCGACGTCACCCCGCAGCCGCCCGAGCGCCTCTCCGGCAAGACCGTCGCCGTCATCGGCTCCGGCCCCGCCGGACTCGCCGCCGCCCAGCAGCTGACCCGGGCCGGCCACACGGTCGTCGTGTACGAGCGCGCCGACCGCATCGGCGGCCTGCTGCGTTACGGCATCCCCGAGTTCAAGATGGAGAAGTCGCACATCAACCGCCGCATCGAGCAGATGCGCGCGGAGGGCACCAAGTTCCGCACCGAGGTGGAGATCGGCACCGACATGCCGGCCGACGCGCTGCGCCGCCGCTACGACGCGGTCGTCGTCGCGGCCGGTGCCACGGTCTCCCGCGACCTCCCGGTCCCCGGCCGCGAGCTCAACGGCGTCCACTTCGCCATGGAGTACCTGCCGCTCGCCAACAAGGTGCAGGAGGGCGACCTGACGGTCTCCCCGATCAGCGCCGAGGGCAAGCACGTCGTGGTCATCGGCGGCGGCGACACCGGAGCCGACTGCGTGGGCACCGCCCACCGCCAGGGCGCGCTCTCCGTCACGCAGCTGGAGATCATGCCGCGGCCCGGCGAGGACCGGAACGCCAACCAGCCCTGGCCGACCTTCCCCATGCTCTACAAGGTCACCTCCGCGCACGAGGAGGGCGGCGAGCGGCTCTACTCCGTCTCCACCACCCACTTCGAGGGCGACGAGGACGGCAACGTCCAGGCACTGCACCTCATCGAGGTGGAGTTCAAGGACGGCAAGCTGGAGCAGAAGGCCGGCACCGAGCGCCGCATCCCGGCCCAGCTCGTCACCCTCGCCATGGGCTTCACCGGCACCGACCAGGCCAACGGTCTCGTCGAGCAGTTCGGTGTCGGCCTCGACGAGCGGGGTAACATCGCCCGCGACGCCGACTACGCGACCAACGTCGAAGGCGTCTTCGTCGCCGGTGACGCCGGCCGCGGCCAGTCGCTCATCGTGTGGGCCATCGCCGAGGGCCGCTCCGCGGCACGCGGCGTGGACCGCTTCCTGACCGGGACCAGCGCCCTGCCGGCCCCGATCCGCCCCACGGACCGTTCCCTGATGGTCTGA
- the gltB gene encoding glutamate synthase large subunit, producing MRIHAWSPMDGRPAQQGMYDPRNEHDACGVGFVATLTGVASHALVEQALTVLRNLEHRGATGSEPDSGDGAGILLQVPDAFLREETGFGLPDAGAYAVGIAFLPADGSTDAVQEIEKIAGEEGLDVLGWREVPVAPGLLGKGARATMPEFRQLFVADGTSTGIALDRKAFVLRKRAEREAGVYFPSLSARTLVYKGMLTTGQLEPFFPDLSDRRFATAVALVHSRFSTNTFPSWPLAHPYRFVAHNGEINTVKGNRNWMKARESQLASGLFGDAALDRIFPVCTPDASDSASFDEVLELLHLGGRSLPHSVLMMVPEAWENHDSMDPARRAFYQYHSTMMEPWDGPACVTFTDGTQVGAVLDRNGLRPGRYWVTDEGLVVLSSEVGVLDIDPAKVVRKGRLQPGKMFLVDTAEHRIIEDDEIKDGLAGEQPYEEWLETGEIELGDLPEREHIVHTHASVTRRQQTFGYTEEELRVILAPMARTAGEPLGSMGTDSPIAALSARPRLLFDYFTQLFAQVTNPPLDAIREELVTSLRSSLGPQGNILEPNAATCRSVTLPFPVIDNDELAKLIHINADGDMPGMKAATLAGLYRVSGGGDALAARIEAICTEVDTAIEDGARLIVLSDRHSDAEHAPIPSLLLTSAVHHHLIRTKQRTQVGLLVEAGDVREVHHVALLIGYGAAAVNPYLAMESVEDLVRAGTFIEGIEPEQAIRNLIYALGKGVLKVMSKMGISTVASYRGAQVFEAVGLDESFVATYFNGTATKIGGAGLDVVAKEVAARHTKAYPASGIAASHRALEIGGEYQWRREGEPHLFDPETVFRLQHATRNRRYDIFKKYTDRVNEQSERLMTLRGLFGFKSDRAPISVDEVESVADIVKRFSTGAMSYGSISREAHETLAIAMNQLGAKSNTGEGGEDSDRLHDPARRSAIKQVASGRFGVTSEYLVHADDIQIKMAQGAKPGEGGQLPGHKVYPWVAKTRHSTPGVGLISPPPHHDIYSIEDLAQLIHDLKNANPAARIHVKLVSEVGVGTVAAGVSKAHADVVLISGHDGGTGASPLTSLKHAGGPWELGLAETQQTLLLNGLRDRIVVQTDGQLKTGRDVVIAALLGAEEFGFATAPLVVSGCVMMRVCHLDTCPVGIATQNPVLRDRFSGKAEYVVNFFQFIAEEVREILAELGFRTIEEAVGHAELLDTDRAITHWKAQGLDLAPLFHVPELPEGAVRHRIVEQDHGLAKALDNELIKLASDALGADSAEAAQPVRAQVAIRNVNRTVGTMLGHEVTKKFGGAGLPENTIDITFTGSAGQSFGAFLPAGVTLRLEGDANDYVGKGLSGGRIVIRPDRGADHLAEYSTIAGNTIGYGATGGELFLRGRTGERFCVRNSGATVVSEGVGDHGCEYMTGGHAVVLGETGRNFAAGMSGGVAYVVDLNRDHVNPGNLGAIEELSEADAQWLHDVVRRHQEETGSTVAEKLLAEWATSVTRFSKIIPSTYKAVLAAKDAAELAGLSEQETTEKMMEAATNG from the coding sequence ATGCGCATCCACGCCTGGTCGCCCATGGACGGTCGCCCCGCCCAGCAGGGGATGTACGACCCCCGTAACGAACACGACGCCTGCGGTGTCGGGTTCGTCGCCACCCTGACCGGTGTGGCCAGCCACGCGCTGGTCGAGCAGGCGCTGACCGTACTGCGCAACCTCGAACACCGCGGTGCCACCGGCTCGGAGCCCGACTCGGGCGACGGCGCCGGAATTCTCCTCCAGGTCCCGGACGCCTTCCTCCGCGAAGAGACCGGCTTCGGCCTCCCGGATGCCGGCGCGTACGCCGTCGGCATCGCCTTCCTCCCCGCCGACGGCTCCACGGACGCCGTCCAGGAGATCGAGAAGATCGCCGGCGAAGAGGGCCTCGACGTCCTCGGCTGGCGCGAGGTCCCGGTCGCCCCCGGCCTCCTCGGCAAGGGCGCCCGCGCCACCATGCCCGAGTTCCGTCAGCTCTTCGTCGCCGACGGCACCAGCACCGGCATCGCCCTGGACCGCAAGGCCTTCGTCCTGCGCAAGCGTGCCGAGCGGGAGGCCGGTGTCTACTTCCCGTCGCTCTCCGCCCGCACCCTCGTCTACAAGGGCATGCTCACCACCGGGCAGCTGGAACCTTTCTTCCCCGACCTGTCCGACCGCCGGTTCGCCACCGCCGTCGCACTCGTCCACTCCCGCTTCTCCACCAACACCTTCCCCAGCTGGCCGCTGGCCCACCCGTACCGGTTCGTCGCCCACAACGGCGAGATCAACACGGTCAAGGGCAACCGCAACTGGATGAAGGCCCGCGAGTCGCAGCTCGCCTCCGGACTCTTCGGGGACGCCGCGCTCGACCGCATCTTCCCCGTCTGCACCCCGGACGCCTCCGACTCGGCCTCCTTCGACGAGGTCCTGGAGCTGCTCCACCTCGGCGGACGCTCGCTGCCGCACTCGGTGCTGATGATGGTCCCCGAGGCGTGGGAGAACCACGACTCCATGGACCCGGCCCGCCGCGCGTTCTACCAGTACCACTCCACGATGATGGAGCCCTGGGACGGACCCGCCTGCGTCACCTTCACCGACGGCACCCAGGTCGGCGCGGTCCTCGACCGCAACGGACTGCGCCCCGGCCGCTACTGGGTCACCGACGAGGGCCTCGTCGTCCTCTCCTCCGAGGTCGGCGTCCTCGACATCGACCCCGCCAAGGTCGTCCGCAAGGGCCGCCTCCAGCCCGGCAAGATGTTCCTCGTCGACACCGCCGAGCACCGCATCATCGAAGACGACGAGATCAAGGACGGCCTCGCGGGCGAGCAGCCCTACGAGGAGTGGCTGGAGACCGGCGAGATCGAACTCGGCGACCTCCCCGAGCGCGAGCACATCGTGCACACCCACGCCTCGGTCACCCGCCGCCAGCAGACCTTCGGCTACACCGAGGAAGAGCTCCGCGTCATCCTCGCCCCGATGGCCCGCACCGCCGGCGAGCCGCTCGGCTCCATGGGCACCGACTCGCCGATCGCCGCGCTCTCCGCCCGGCCCCGGCTGCTCTTCGACTACTTCACCCAGCTCTTCGCCCAGGTCACCAACCCGCCGCTGGACGCCATCCGCGAGGAGCTCGTCACCTCGCTGCGCTCCTCGCTCGGCCCCCAGGGCAACATCCTGGAGCCGAACGCCGCGACCTGCCGCAGCGTCACGCTGCCGTTCCCGGTGATCGACAACGACGAGCTCGCCAAGCTGATACACATCAACGCCGACGGCGACATGCCGGGCATGAAGGCCGCCACCCTGGCCGGCCTCTACCGCGTCAGCGGCGGCGGCGACGCCCTCGCCGCCCGCATCGAGGCCATCTGTACCGAGGTCGACACCGCCATCGAGGACGGCGCCCGCCTCATCGTCCTCTCCGACCGGCACTCCGACGCCGAGCACGCGCCGATCCCGTCGCTGCTGCTCACCTCCGCCGTCCACCACCACCTCATCCGCACCAAGCAGCGCACCCAGGTGGGCCTGCTGGTCGAGGCCGGTGACGTCCGCGAGGTCCACCACGTCGCCCTGCTGATCGGCTACGGCGCCGCCGCCGTCAACCCGTACCTCGCCATGGAGTCCGTCGAGGACCTCGTCCGCGCCGGTACGTTCATCGAGGGCATCGAGCCCGAGCAGGCCATCCGCAACCTGATCTACGCCCTCGGCAAGGGCGTCCTCAAGGTCATGTCGAAGATGGGCATCTCCACCGTCGCCTCCTACCGCGGCGCCCAGGTCTTCGAGGCCGTCGGCCTCGACGAGTCCTTCGTCGCGACGTACTTCAACGGCACCGCCACCAAGATCGGCGGCGCCGGCCTCGACGTCGTCGCCAAGGAGGTCGCCGCCCGGCACACCAAGGCGTACCCCGCCTCCGGCATCGCGGCCTCGCACCGCGCGCTGGAGATCGGCGGCGAGTACCAGTGGCGCCGCGAGGGCGAACCGCACCTGTTCGACCCGGAGACGGTCTTCCGCCTCCAGCACGCCACCCGCAACCGCCGGTACGACATCTTCAAGAAGTACACGGACCGGGTGAACGAGCAGTCCGAGCGGCTGATGACGCTCCGCGGCCTGTTCGGCTTCAAGTCCGACCGCGCCCCGATCTCCGTCGACGAGGTCGAGTCCGTCGCCGACATCGTCAAGCGCTTCTCCACCGGCGCCATGTCCTACGGCTCGATCTCCCGCGAGGCGCACGAGACGCTCGCCATCGCGATGAACCAGCTCGGCGCCAAGTCCAACACCGGCGAGGGCGGCGAGGACTCCGACCGTCTGCACGACCCGGCACGCCGCTCGGCCATCAAGCAGGTCGCCTCCGGCCGCTTCGGTGTCACCAGCGAGTACCTCGTCCACGCCGACGACATCCAGATCAAGATGGCGCAGGGTGCCAAGCCCGGCGAGGGCGGCCAGCTGCCCGGCCACAAGGTCTACCCCTGGGTCGCCAAGACCCGGCACTCCACCCCGGGCGTCGGCCTCATCTCGCCGCCCCCGCACCACGACATCTACTCCATCGAGGACCTGGCTCAGCTGATCCACGACCTCAAGAACGCCAACCCGGCGGCCCGCATCCACGTGAAGCTGGTCTCCGAAGTCGGCGTCGGAACGGTCGCGGCCGGTGTGTCCAAGGCCCACGCGGACGTCGTCCTCATCTCCGGCCACGACGGCGGAACGGGCGCCTCCCCGCTCACCTCGCTCAAGCACGCGGGCGGCCCCTGGGAGCTCGGCCTCGCCGAGACCCAGCAGACGCTGCTCCTCAACGGCCTGCGCGACCGCATCGTCGTGCAGACCGACGGCCAGCTCAAGACCGGCCGCGACGTCGTCATCGCCGCACTGCTGGGCGCCGAGGAGTTCGGTTTCGCGACCGCCCCGCTCGTCGTCTCCGGCTGCGTCATGATGCGCGTCTGCCACCTCGACACCTGCCCGGTCGGCATCGCCACGCAGAACCCCGTGCTGCGCGACCGCTTCTCCGGCAAGGCCGAGTACGTCGTGAACTTCTTCCAGTTCATCGCCGAAGAGGTCCGCGAGATCCTCGCCGAGCTGGGCTTCCGCACGATCGAAGAGGCGGTCGGTCACGCCGAACTCCTCGACACCGACCGGGCGATCACCCACTGGAAGGCCCAGGGCCTCGACCTGGCGCCGCTGTTCCACGTGCCCGAGCTCCCCGAGGGCGCGGTCCGCCACCGGATCGTCGAGCAGGACCACGGCCTCGCCAAGGCGCTCGACAACGAGCTGATCAAGCTCGCCTCCGACGCGCTCGGCGCCGACAGCGCGGAAGCCGCCCAGCCGGTCCGCGCCCAGGTCGCCATCCGCAACGTCAACCGCACCGTCGGTACGATGCTCGGCCACGAGGTCACGAAGAAGTTCGGCGGTGCGGGCCTGCCCGAGAACACCATCGACATCACCTTCACCGGCTCGGCCGGCCAGTCCTTCGGCGCCTTCCTCCCGGCCGGAGTCACCCTCCGCCTGGAGGGCGACGCCAACGACTACGTCGGCAAGGGCCTCTCCGGCGGCCGTATCGTCATCCGCCCGGACCGCGGCGCCGACCACCTCGCCGAGTACTCCACCATCGCGGGCAACACCATCGGCTACGGCGCCACCGGCGGCGAGCTGTTCCTGCGGGGCCGTACCGGCGAACGCTTCTGCGTCCGCAACTCCGGTGCCACCGTCGTCTCCGAAGGCGTGGGCGACCACGGCTGCGAGTACATGACCGGCGGCCACGCGGTCGTCCTCGGCGAGACCGGCCGCAACTTCGCGGCCGGCATGTCGGGCGGCGTCGCGTACGTCGTCGACCTGAACCGCGACCACGTCAACCCGGGGAACCTCGGCGCGATCGAGGAGCTCTCCGAGGCCGACGCCCAGTGGCTGCACGACGTCGTGCGCCGCCACCAGGAGGAGACCGGCTCGACCGTCGCCGAGAAGCTCCTCGCCGAGTGGGCCACCTCGGTGACCCGCTTCAGCAAGATCATCCCGTCCACCTACAAGGCAGTGCTCGCCGCCAAGGACGCCGCTGAGCTCGCCGGTCTCTCCGAGCAGGAGACCACCGAGAAGATGATGGAGGCGGCGACCAATGGCTGA
- a CDS encoding ADP-ribosylglycohydrolase family protein, translating to MEPITGKDRARGALLGLAVGDALGAPAENLRPSEIRARWGRIEGFVSEDPAGTDDTEYAIFSGLLLARHGSALTVADVDRAWHHWIADLDEGPFRGAGFSERGTLENLRRGLAAPISAQHRHAWSDGLAMRAAPFGVFAAGRPAEAARLVAIDGQVSHDGEGIYGGQAVAAGVAAAMVGAGPASVIAAALSVVPMDSWTARSLRRAVTAAGRVHPDRLTAERAVRSAVVIGGYPWTDLAPEAVGLAFGAFTAARGDFRTAVLMAVNMGRDADTTAAVAGALAGAWQGAAAIPSEWATAIGPVRGSCLPSMRGYHVLDVAELLTAGDPAGPALAPLAAAVAVADGGAPPDQEAHGPTDEPVAGSLPAELLHAEGALR from the coding sequence ATGGAACCGATCACGGGCAAGGACCGGGCCCGGGGCGCATTGCTCGGGCTGGCCGTCGGAGACGCTCTGGGGGCCCCGGCGGAGAACCTGAGACCGTCGGAGATCCGCGCCCGCTGGGGCCGGATCGAGGGCTTCGTCAGCGAGGACCCGGCGGGCACGGACGACACCGAGTACGCGATCTTCTCCGGGCTGCTGCTGGCCCGCCACGGCTCGGCCCTCACCGTCGCCGACGTGGACCGGGCCTGGCACCACTGGATCGCCGATCTCGACGAAGGGCCCTTCCGGGGAGCCGGGTTCAGCGAACGCGGCACCCTGGAGAACCTCCGCCGGGGGCTGGCGGCACCGATCTCCGCGCAGCACCGGCACGCCTGGAGCGACGGACTGGCCATGCGGGCGGCCCCCTTCGGGGTGTTCGCGGCGGGACGGCCCGCCGAGGCGGCCCGGCTGGTGGCGATCGACGGGCAGGTCAGCCACGACGGCGAGGGCATCTACGGCGGCCAGGCGGTCGCGGCCGGAGTGGCCGCGGCGATGGTCGGGGCGGGCCCTGCCTCCGTGATCGCGGCGGCGCTCTCGGTGGTGCCGATGGACTCGTGGACCGCGCGGTCCCTGCGCCGGGCGGTGACCGCCGCGGGGCGCGTCCACCCGGACCGGCTGACGGCCGAGCGCGCGGTGCGCTCCGCGGTGGTGATCGGCGGCTACCCGTGGACGGACCTGGCGCCGGAGGCGGTGGGCCTGGCGTTCGGCGCCTTCACGGCCGCGCGCGGCGACTTCCGTACGGCCGTGCTGATGGCGGTCAACATGGGGCGGGACGCGGACACCACGGCGGCGGTGGCCGGGGCGCTGGCGGGGGCCTGGCAGGGGGCGGCGGCGATCCCCTCGGAGTGGGCCACCGCGATCGGCCCGGTGCGCGGCAGCTGTCTGCCGTCGATGCGGGGCTACCACGTACTGGACGTCGCGGAGTTGCTGACCGCGGGCGACCCGGCGGGTCCGGCCCTGGCCCCGTTGGCGGCAGCGGTGGCGGTGGCGGATGGTGGTGCGCCGCCGGATCAGGAGGCGCACGGACCGACGGACGAGCCGGTGGCCGGGTCCCTGCCGGCGGAACTGCTGCACGCGGAAGGGGCACTGCGATGA
- a CDS encoding rhomboid family intramembrane serine protease, with protein sequence MEADTPADTPTCYRHPSFETHVRCTRCDRRICPDCMREAAVGHQCPECVREGNRTVRQSRSLFGGGVPSGTKPLVTYALIALNVLAYVAEVVKPEILDRFGLLGAALTGPDGALYVYDGWTPPGYELTGVAGGEWYRLLTGSFLHLPPDSSIGVMHLVFNMLALWNLGRDVETQLGKVRYTALYLLSAVGSSVLVYVLAPDSNTVGASGAIFGLAAAFYVIGRRLGRDVGQLNRFMAGFLVWMVISAFFTSWQGHLGGLLTGGLVMSGLAYAPAKLRNGLAQSVSAVVLLGLLVLVLVLRTNALTGG encoded by the coding sequence ATGGAGGCCGACACCCCCGCCGACACCCCCACCTGTTACCGCCATCCGTCCTTCGAGACGCATGTCCGCTGCACCCGCTGCGACCGCCGGATATGCCCGGACTGCATGCGGGAAGCCGCGGTCGGCCATCAGTGCCCGGAGTGCGTACGGGAGGGCAACCGCACGGTCCGCCAGTCGCGGAGCCTCTTCGGCGGAGGGGTCCCGTCGGGCACGAAGCCCCTGGTCACGTACGCGCTCATCGCCCTGAACGTCCTCGCCTACGTCGCCGAGGTCGTGAAGCCGGAGATCCTCGACCGGTTCGGGCTGCTCGGGGCGGCGCTCACCGGCCCCGACGGAGCCCTGTACGTGTACGACGGCTGGACGCCGCCCGGTTACGAGTTGACCGGGGTGGCCGGCGGCGAGTGGTACCGGCTGCTGACCGGATCGTTCCTGCATCTGCCGCCGGACTCGTCGATCGGCGTGATGCACCTGGTCTTCAACATGCTGGCGCTGTGGAACCTCGGCCGGGACGTGGAGACCCAGCTCGGCAAGGTCCGGTACACGGCGCTGTACCTGCTCTCCGCGGTGGGCAGTTCGGTGCTGGTGTACGTACTGGCGCCCGACAGCAACACCGTGGGGGCCTCCGGCGCGATCTTCGGGCTTGCCGCCGCCTTCTACGTCATCGGCCGGCGGCTGGGCCGCGACGTGGGTCAGCTGAACCGCTTCATGGCCGGGTTCCTGGTCTGGATGGTGATCTCCGCCTTCTTCACCTCCTGGCAGGGCCACCTCGGCGGCCTCCTCACCGGCGGCCTGGTGATGTCCGGGCTGGCGTACGCCCCCGCGAAGCTCCGCAACGGCCTCGCGCAGAGCGTCTCCGCCGTGGTGCTGCTGGGTCTGCTGGTGCTCGTGCTGGTACTGAGGACGAACGCGCTGACGGGCGGCTGA